One stretch of Francisella sp. LA112445 DNA includes these proteins:
- a CDS encoding glutamine synthetase beta-grasp domain-containing protein, which produces MRTITAEYIWIDGTDPVPELRSKARVLPFKEITSAQDFPEWSFDGSSTNQATGNDSDCILKPVNFVIDPLRECGYIVLCEVYNPDGETPHKTNNRAKLREILANNNEDHEMWAGFEQEYTMFKDGRPLGWPTTGFPGPQGPYYCSAGAKKAFGRDLVEAHMQACLDAGILFYGINAEVMPGQWEFQIGYRGVEGEDAGILNVSDHTHIARWLLERLGEEYDIVISFDNKPIKGDWNGAGMHTNFSTKKTRDPQQGKQAITDIVKNLEKNHKKDILSYGFNLHERLTGDHETCDINTFKVGDADRGCSIRIPRPVALKGYGYFEDRRPGANSDPYLVAIALATATIN; this is translated from the coding sequence ATGAGAACAATAACCGCGGAATATATCTGGATTGATGGTACAGATCCAGTACCTGAGCTTAGATCAAAAGCAAGAGTTTTACCTTTTAAAGAAATTACTAGCGCACAAGACTTCCCTGAGTGGAGCTTCGACGGTTCTTCTACGAATCAAGCTACAGGTAATGACTCAGACTGTATACTTAAACCAGTCAATTTTGTTATTGATCCTTTAAGAGAGTGTGGTTATATCGTTTTATGTGAAGTGTACAATCCAGATGGAGAAACTCCTCATAAAACAAATAATAGAGCTAAATTAAGAGAGATCTTAGCAAACAATAATGAAGATCATGAAATGTGGGCAGGATTTGAGCAAGAATACACTATGTTTAAAGATGGGCGCCCATTAGGATGGCCTACTACAGGCTTCCCTGGACCTCAAGGCCCATACTACTGTAGTGCAGGTGCAAAAAAAGCTTTCGGTCGTGATTTAGTAGAAGCTCATATGCAAGCTTGTTTAGATGCTGGCATTTTATTCTATGGAATTAATGCTGAAGTAATGCCTGGCCAGTGGGAATTCCAAATTGGTTATAGAGGTGTTGAAGGAGAAGATGCTGGCATATTAAATGTATCAGATCATACTCATATTGCTAGATGGTTACTAGAAAGATTAGGTGAAGAATATGATATCGTAATATCATTTGATAATAAGCCTATCAAGGGTGATTGGAATGGTGCTGGTATGCATACAAACTTCTCTACTAAGAAAACTAGAGACCCTCAACAAGGCAAACAAGCAATCACAGATATAGTTAAAAACCTAGAAAAAAATCATAAAAAAGACATCTTAAGCTATGGTTTTAATCTTCATGAAAGATTAACTGGTGACCATGAAACTTGTGATATAAATACTTTTAAAGTTGGTGATGCAGATAGAGGCTGTTCTATTAGAATACCAAGACCTGTAGCATTAAAAGGTTATGGATACTTTGAAGATAGAAGACCAGGTGCAAACTCTGATCCATATCTAGTAGCTATAGCTCTTGCAACAGCGACTATCAACTAA
- a CDS encoding CPBP family intramembrane glutamic endopeptidase, which produces MSFFIIYLTYILILLSLLSQWFKRYNKTGNILFFISLALAFISGIINFIGILIVTLSAILIYLSSKQKSKKIIAIPIFVITALFLLFNYMHILPGFNNICIIKNAHISLDAIPFTLYLNYNSLILTYLILIVFSPKIKLLNSSNEILSTIKLGCLYGLVAILILLPISYIFSFIKYDFKVTNYTLIFIFVNLLFTCIPEEILWRGFVQTKIQKYTNSIVSVLITSLIFASIHIIFAGISFAVLAFIASIIYGLAYIKTKRIEVSIICHYLVNVGQFIFFTYPILTSAYPN; this is translated from the coding sequence ATGAGTTTTTTTATTATATATTTAACTTATATATTAATATTACTTTCTCTACTTAGCCAATGGTTCAAAAGATATAATAAAACTGGAAATATTTTATTTTTTATCTCGTTAGCATTAGCTTTTATAAGTGGGATAATTAACTTTATTGGTATTTTAATAGTCACGCTATCAGCGATACTAATTTACCTAAGTTCTAAACAGAAGAGTAAAAAGATAATAGCTATTCCTATATTTGTTATAACTGCATTATTTCTTCTTTTTAACTATATGCATATTTTACCTGGCTTTAATAACATATGTATCATAAAAAATGCTCACATTTCCCTAGATGCAATTCCTTTTACGCTATACTTAAACTACAATTCCTTAATACTTACGTATCTTATTCTAATAGTATTTTCGCCAAAGATTAAGCTCTTAAATAGCTCAAATGAAATACTATCGACTATTAAGTTAGGTTGCTTATATGGTCTAGTAGCAATACTGATCTTATTACCTATAAGCTATATATTTAGCTTTATAAAATATGATTTTAAAGTAACTAACTACACATTAATTTTTATTTTCGTGAACTTATTATTTACCTGTATTCCAGAAGAAATACTTTGGCGTGGGTTTGTTCAAACAAAAATTCAAAAATATACTAATTCAATAGTAAGTGTTTTAATTACATCTCTAATTTTTGCTTCAATACACATTATTTTTGCTGGTATATCCTTTGCAGTACTTGCTTTTATTGCAAGTATTATTTATGGTCTGGCATATATCAAAACTAAGAGAATTGAAGTTAGTATTATCTGTCATTATTTAGTTAATGTTGGACAATTTATCTTTTTTACATACCCGATATTAACTAGTGCTTATCCAAATTAA
- the prfB gene encoding peptide chain release factor 2 (programmed frameshift) has translation MESINYRVLLKNLTARIESLRDYLDYDVKKEKLTEVLMELEDGSIWDNPEYAQNLGRQKVELENVVHNCEHISETLETLTELLELAGEDESLMQEIAKDTQGVTAEIEKLEFRRMFSGEMDANNAYLDIQSGSGGTEAQDWAEMLMRMYMRWADSHGFKVTVDDVSDGDVAGIKGCTLKIEGEYAYGWLRTETGIHRLVRKSPFDSNSKRHTSFASVFISPEVDDNIDIEVNPADLRVDTYRASGAGGQHVNKTDSAVRITHIPTNIVVQSQSDRSQHKNRDSAMKQLKSKLYEMELQKRNAEKNALEDSKSDIGWGSQIRSYVLDQSRIKDLRTGVENTNTQAVLDGDLDKFIEASLKRGL, from the exons ATGGAATCTATAAATTATAGAGTTTTATTGAAAAATCTAACGGCCCGTATTGAATCTCTACGGGACTATCTT GACTATGATGTTAAAAAAGAAAAATTAACAGAAGTTCTTATGGAGCTAGAAGATGGCTCTATTTGGGATAATCCTGAGTATGCACAAAACTTAGGTAGACAAAAGGTCGAACTTGAAAATGTAGTACATAACTGTGAGCATATTTCAGAAACATTGGAAACTTTAACAGAGCTTTTAGAGCTTGCTGGAGAAGATGAGTCACTTATGCAAGAAATTGCTAAAGATACTCAAGGTGTAACTGCTGAAATAGAAAAGCTTGAGTTTCGTCGCATGTTTTCAGGGGAGATGGATGCAAATAATGCGTATCTTGATATTCAATCAGGCTCAGGTGGTACAGAGGCTCAAGATTGGGCTGAAATGCTAATGCGTATGTATATGCGTTGGGCAGATAGTCATGGCTTTAAAGTAACGGTTGATGATGTATCAGATGGGGATGTTGCAGGTATTAAAGGCTGTACTTTAAAAATCGAAGGTGAGTATGCTTATGGCTGGTTAAGGACAGAAACAGGTATTCATAGACTAGTTAGAAAGTCACCATTTGACTCAAATAGTAAACGCCATACATCTTTTGCATCAGTTTTTATATCGCCAGAAGTTGATGATAATATTGATATAGAGGTTAACCCTGCTGATTTAAGAGTTGATACTTATAGAGCCTCAGGAGCTGGTGGGCAACACGTTAATAAAACTGATTCAGCGGTAAGGATAACGCATATTCCAACAAATATAGTTGTACAAAGTCAAAGTGATAGGTCTCAGCATAAGAATAGAGATAGTGCTATGAAGCAGCTTAAATCTAAGCTATATGAGATGGAATTGCAAAAGCGTAATGCTGAAAAAAATGCTCTTGAAGATTCAAAATCTGATATTGGTTGGGGAAGTCAAATTCGCTCATATGTTCTTGATCAATCACGTATTAAGGATTTGCGTACAGGAGTTGAAAATACCAATACTCAGGCGGTACTTGATGGTGATTTAGATAAGTTTATTGAGGCAAGCCTAAAAAGAGGGTTATAA
- a CDS encoding nuclear transport factor 2 family protein, which produces MLKNILKSLFENIYNPKIDLEQYIATFVSKDYIQVVDGHKINYIDFIEHIKKQREILESISFNFICLVEEGDTVASLHRVYAKKGNKQEVIAEVHAFFKFKDKMLISCDERTRIIQGSDEDKDLGRRK; this is translated from the coding sequence GTGCTTAAAAATATTCTTAAATCCTTATTTGAAAATATATACAATCCTAAAATAGATCTAGAACAATATATTGCTACATTTGTTAGCAAAGACTACATACAAGTAGTTGATGGTCATAAGATTAACTATATTGACTTTATTGAGCATATCAAAAAACAGCGTGAGATTCTTGAGAGCATTTCTTTTAATTTTATCTGCCTTGTAGAAGAGGGTGATACTGTTGCATCTTTACATCGAGTTTATGCTAAGAAAGGAAATAAACAGGAAGTTATTGCTGAAGTCCATGCTTTTTTTAAATTCAAAGATAAAATGTTAATCTCATGTGATGAGCGTACAAGAATTATTCAAGGCTCTGATGAGGATAAAGATCTAGGCCGGAGGAAATAA
- a CDS encoding lipocalin family protein encodes MKKLFVILVSVAMLLLSGCVTKPDNIEPVKNFQANKYLGKWYEIARFDNSFEKGMTNVYAEYSLNPDGSIKVVNSGVTPSTGKRSYADGIAKFVENKDTGFLKVSFFRPFYGAYIVFKLDDNYKYAYVAGDNKNYLWLLSRTKTVPENIKQDFIKEAKELGYNTNKLVWVKQ; translated from the coding sequence ATGAAAAAGTTATTTGTGATATTAGTAAGTGTGGCGATGTTATTGCTTTCTGGGTGTGTAACAAAACCAGATAATATAGAGCCTGTTAAAAACTTCCAAGCAAATAAGTACTTAGGTAAATGGTATGAAATAGCTCGTTTTGATAATAGTTTTGAGAAAGGTATGACAAATGTTTATGCTGAGTATAGCTTAAATCCTGATGGTTCAATAAAAGTCGTAAATAGTGGTGTTACACCTTCTACCGGTAAGAGAAGTTATGCAGACGGTATTGCAAAATTTGTTGAAAATAAAGATACAGGATTTTTAAAAGTTTCTTTCTTTAGACCTTTCTATGGCGCATATATTGTATTTAAGTTAGATGATAACTATAAATATGCTTATGTTGCTGGCGATAATAAAAACTATTTATGGTTACTATCTAGAACTAAAACTGTTCCGGAAAATATAAAGCAAGACTTTATTAAGGAAGCAAAAGAGTTAGGATATAACACTAACAAACTTGTGTGGGTAAAACAGTAG
- the glsA gene encoding glutaminase A: MTSYSTIEDYCKNIFNVICDKDGFITKNVILDALDESGILTDDPRIRKLITKLDSFSRVDKIDFETFLDFSSDSISLIEKSINKGFIIPDFKDFKKEIIEIFNETKKNESGQNANYIPQLARVDPDLFAVAFCSVDGQMITIGDYLQPYCVQSTAKAITYCIATELNGEEKVHKHVGREPSGITFNAIALNKYNLPHNPMINSGAIMTCSLIKPEWNLANRFEYITQVWKDLAGGEPTGFDNATYHSEKETADRNYALAHYMKEVGAFPEGANIHTALDFYFQTCSIQVNAKKMAKIMASIANGGICPLTNKKVFSPTTVRNCLSMMYSCGMYDFSGEYAFSVGLPAKSGVSGALVIAIPNVGGFALFSPRLDSNHNSARGVEFSKRLVDKFSFHNYDHIDCSNKINPIENRMAAKSNLTFELIWAASTGDISEIKRVILLGADINKGDYDNRTALHLAATEGHLDVVKYLINKGADINAKDKRNRKPIDDAKANDNIEIVEFLKNIASE; the protein is encoded by the coding sequence ATGACAAGTTACTCAACTATTGAAGACTATTGCAAAAATATTTTTAATGTTATTTGTGATAAAGATGGATTTATTACTAAAAACGTTATTTTAGATGCTTTAGATGAGTCTGGCATTCTTACAGACGATCCACGAATACGAAAGCTTATAACAAAGCTAGATAGCTTTTCACGTGTTGATAAAATTGATTTTGAAACTTTCTTAGACTTTAGCTCTGATAGTATTAGCCTTATTGAAAAATCAATTAATAAGGGCTTTATAATTCCTGATTTTAAAGACTTTAAAAAAGAAATTATTGAAATATTTAATGAAACTAAGAAAAATGAATCTGGCCAAAATGCTAATTACATTCCCCAGCTAGCAAGGGTCGATCCAGATCTTTTTGCAGTGGCTTTTTGTAGTGTTGATGGTCAAATGATTACTATAGGCGATTATCTCCAGCCTTATTGTGTACAGTCAACTGCAAAAGCGATAACATATTGTATAGCTACAGAGTTAAATGGCGAAGAAAAAGTTCATAAACATGTTGGTAGAGAGCCTAGTGGTATCACTTTTAATGCTATAGCACTAAACAAATATAATCTGCCTCATAATCCTATGATTAATTCGGGTGCTATCATGACTTGTTCACTAATAAAGCCTGAATGGAATCTTGCTAATAGATTTGAGTATATCACTCAAGTTTGGAAAGACCTCGCTGGTGGTGAACCAACTGGATTTGATAATGCAACATATCACTCTGAAAAAGAAACTGCTGATAGAAACTATGCTTTAGCACACTATATGAAAGAGGTTGGAGCTTTTCCTGAGGGAGCAAATATCCATACAGCTTTAGACTTCTACTTTCAAACATGCTCTATACAGGTAAACGCGAAGAAAATGGCAAAAATAATGGCCTCAATTGCAAACGGGGGTATTTGCCCATTAACTAACAAAAAAGTTTTCTCCCCAACCACTGTACGTAACTGTTTATCAATGATGTATTCATGTGGTATGTATGACTTCTCTGGAGAATATGCTTTCTCAGTTGGATTACCTGCAAAATCAGGGGTTTCTGGAGCTTTAGTTATTGCTATACCAAATGTTGGTGGTTTTGCCCTATTTTCTCCTCGTTTAGACTCTAATCATAACTCAGCAAGAGGAGTTGAGTTTAGTAAAAGGCTAGTGGATAAGTTTAGTTTCCATAATTATGATCACATCGATTGTAGCAATAAAATTAATCCGATAGAAAACCGTATGGCTGCAAAGTCTAACCTAACATTTGAGCTAATTTGGGCAGCTAGCACTGGAGATATATCAGAAATCAAAAGAGTCATTCTTTTAGGTGCTGATATTAATAAAGGCGACTATGATAATAGAACAGCTCTACATTTAGCAGCTACAGAGGGACACTTAGATGTTGTCAAATATCTTATAAATAAAGGCGCTGATATTAACGCTAAAGATAAACGCAATAGAAAACCTATCGATGATGCTAAAGCTAATGATAATATCGAAATAGTTGAATTTCTCAAAAACATAGCTTCTGAATAA
- the holA gene encoding DNA polymerase III subunit delta: MELSYFDFLKKNDLTNYKLFIVTGDEPLQKHNIIEKITKAFKQKDFEISYHDLNEQNLDVLYNETDSLSLFSMDKFIQFNFEKPPQKNLQNALTENLLNDDENVYLLVFSGMKKQNTSAKWFQSLANKAVHIKIYQPNFTNSVNIIENEVTDLGLNITRQAIELLAQKTEGNLIATKQILKLLSRQNTPSFDENSIRPFLHEHSNYDVFDLSEAILMQQRTKALKILNNILNESDKPPLVLWCLKKELRILSQLKNTQITYHQKIFKDNNIWPSKQKFYTSLANKIDSNTISRCLEMCLDTDLSIKGAKKANIKLQLNEITFQLFS; this comes from the coding sequence ATGGAACTAAGTTACTTTGATTTTCTCAAAAAAAATGACCTTACAAATTATAAGCTATTTATTGTAACTGGAGATGAGCCACTACAAAAACATAATATTATTGAAAAAATAACTAAAGCATTTAAACAAAAAGATTTTGAAATATCTTATCATGATTTAAATGAGCAAAATCTTGATGTTTTGTACAATGAAACAGATAGTCTAAGCTTATTCTCAATGGATAAGTTTATTCAATTTAATTTTGAAAAACCTCCTCAAAAAAACCTTCAGAATGCTCTAACTGAAAATCTATTAAACGATGATGAAAATGTATACTTGCTTGTTTTTAGTGGCATGAAAAAGCAAAACACCTCGGCAAAATGGTTTCAAAGTCTTGCAAATAAAGCAGTACATATAAAAATATATCAACCAAACTTCACAAACTCAGTAAATATCATTGAGAATGAGGTAACAGACCTAGGCCTTAATATCACTAGACAAGCGATAGAGCTTTTAGCACAAAAAACTGAAGGTAATCTTATCGCTACAAAGCAAATACTAAAACTTCTATCAAGGCAGAATACTCCGTCTTTTGATGAAAACTCAATACGTCCTTTTCTTCATGAGCATTCTAATTATGATGTATTTGATCTTTCTGAAGCTATTCTTATGCAGCAAAGAACTAAAGCTTTGAAAATCTTAAACAACATTTTAAACGAAAGTGACAAACCTCCATTAGTATTATGGTGTCTAAAAAAAGAACTAAGAATTCTTTCTCAACTAAAAAACACACAAATAACATATCATCAAAAAATATTTAAAGATAATAACATTTGGCCGTCAAAACAAAAATTTTATACAAGCTTAGCAAATAAAATTGACTCAAATACAATATCTAGATGTTTAGAAATGTGTCTTGATACAGACCTATCTATAAAAGGCGCTAAAAAAGCAAATATAAAACTACAACTGAACGAAATAACTTTTCAGCTTTTTAGCTAA
- the lysS gene encoding lysine--tRNA ligase translates to MSSKLKDLIKTSIKEYLDANEITVKDAVRGKIREQISDSLGEVSEINEQIKEKVSNLVKKHITDMQESSQMALRKEKLQTLAEQNNGISHPNSFRRNIVAADLQAKYSDKSKQELEELEPKELYKVTGRAVLRRVMGKASFITLQDFSGRIQIYLKKSDLPEGQYNTFKNLCDLGDIVGVSGTMFKTNTGELSIHADHFEILTKAIRPLPDKFHGLSDQETRYRQRYVDLITNEKAREVFKVRSKVVSFIRNYFDSMSFMEVETPMMHVLQGGAAAKPFKTHHNALDMPLYLRIAPELYLKRLVVGGFERVYEINRNFRNEGVSSRHNPEFTMLEFYMAYSDYNDLMDLTEDMLSKLVQEVTGTQELEYGEYKINFGGKYERISMVDSIVKYNDDISKQDLADFESAKKIADRLNIKVEAFHELGHLINEIFEETVEHKLIQPTFITDYPAVVSPLARRQDGNPEFTDRFEFFIGAREIANGFSELNDAQDQAERFRKQVEAAASGDDEAMPYDKDYIRALEYGMPPTAGQGIGIDRLVMYLTNSQSIRDVILFPHMKPE, encoded by the coding sequence ATGAGCAGTAAATTAAAAGATTTAATAAAAACGTCGATAAAAGAATACTTAGATGCTAATGAAATAACAGTTAAAGATGCTGTTAGAGGAAAAATAAGAGAACAAATTAGTGACTCTCTTGGAGAGGTTAGTGAAATAAATGAGCAGATCAAAGAAAAGGTATCTAATCTTGTGAAAAAGCATATCACAGATATGCAAGAAAGCTCACAAATGGCTTTAAGAAAAGAAAAGCTACAAACACTTGCAGAGCAAAACAATGGTATTAGCCATCCAAATAGTTTTAGAAGAAATATTGTTGCTGCAGATTTACAAGCAAAATATTCGGACAAATCGAAGCAGGAGCTAGAAGAATTAGAGCCAAAAGAGCTTTATAAAGTGACTGGTAGGGCTGTTTTAAGAAGAGTAATGGGTAAAGCCTCTTTTATTACTCTACAAGATTTCTCAGGTAGAATACAAATTTATTTAAAGAAAAGTGATCTTCCAGAGGGTCAATATAATACTTTTAAAAACCTATGTGATCTAGGTGATATAGTTGGTGTTTCTGGAACGATGTTCAAAACAAATACTGGTGAGCTATCTATTCATGCAGATCATTTCGAAATTCTAACGAAAGCAATTCGACCTCTTCCTGATAAATTCCATGGTTTATCAGATCAAGAAACTAGATATCGTCAAAGGTATGTTGATTTAATTACAAATGAAAAAGCTAGAGAAGTATTTAAAGTTCGTTCAAAAGTGGTGAGTTTTATTCGTAACTATTTTGATAGCATGAGCTTTATGGAAGTAGAGACTCCAATGATGCATGTTTTACAAGGCGGTGCAGCGGCTAAGCCATTTAAGACTCATCATAATGCTTTAGATATGCCTTTATATTTACGTATTGCTCCGGAGCTTTATTTAAAAAGATTAGTTGTTGGTGGTTTTGAGCGTGTTTATGAGATAAATCGTAACTTTAGAAACGAAGGTGTATCATCTCGCCATAATCCAGAATTTACAATGCTTGAATTTTATATGGCATACTCTGATTATAATGACCTTATGGATTTAACAGAAGATATGCTTTCTAAGCTTGTACAAGAAGTTACAGGAACTCAAGAACTTGAGTATGGTGAGTATAAAATCAACTTCGGTGGTAAGTATGAGCGCATCTCAATGGTTGATTCAATTGTTAAATATAACGATGATATCTCAAAACAAGATCTAGCAGATTTTGAGTCAGCTAAGAAAATTGCCGATAGATTAAATATTAAGGTTGAAGCTTTCCATGAACTTGGACACTTAATAAATGAAATATTTGAAGAGACTGTAGAGCATAAACTTATTCAGCCAACATTTATTACAGACTATCCAGCAGTAGTTTCACCATTAGCACGTAGACAAGATGGTAATCCAGAGTTTACAGATAGATTTGAGTTCTTTATAGGTGCACGTGAGATTGCTAATGGTTTCTCTGAGTTAAATGATGCACAAGATCAAGCTGAAAGATTTAGAAAGCAAGTTGAAGCAGCAGCATCTGGCGATGATGAAGCTATGCCGTATGATAAAGATTATATTAGAGCTCTTGAGTATGGTATGCCGCCAACAGCTGGTCAAGGTATAGGTATTGATAGACTTGTAATGTATCTTACAAACTCTCAATCTATTAGAGATGTAATACTATTCCCTCATATGAAGCCTGAGTAA
- a CDS encoding GIY-YIG nuclease family protein translates to MYYTYIMTNKLYGTLYIGVTSNLVKRVFEHKNGLVDGFTKKYSIKYLVYFESFEDVRAAIHREKRLKAWLRKWKIDLINSVNPHWHDLYEEIIR, encoded by the coding sequence ATGTATTATACATATATAATGACTAATAAACTTTATGGTACATTATATATTGGTGTTACATCAAACCTTGTTAAGAGAGTTTTTGAACATAAAAATGGTCTTGTAGATGGGTTTACTAAGAAATATTCTATAAAATATTTAGTTTACTTTGAATCATTTGAAGATGTTCGAGCAGCAATACATAGAGAGAAAAGATTAAAAGCTTGGCTAAGAAAGTGGAAAATTGATTTAATCAATTCTGTAAATCCACACTGGCATGACTTATATGAAGAAATTATAAGATAG
- a CDS encoding aromatic amino acid transport family protein, with protein MAVGAGIVLVPVSVGVVGFAVFMVSILIAYPGIYLFQKLYIQTLFESKRPKDYKEVVAELLGDKWSTFLGALYLLMMIIWTVIYAEVVAKSLASYLYMFHLTINPHLEQSALYSALLMVVLIFLGVKSQKLFVRISTFLVVILIMAIIVVSISLIPLWSTSNLIEFPTSSGEFVAKSIIMLPFSLTSILFIQSLSPMVIGYRSHYRCKDKSFILNKTLKTMSIAFIILVIVIGFYVLSFSLVIPKAQALEATANNQSAFILLEKQGQSNNILYICGIIISLCAILTSFLSILAGMEESLRGVLRERFRKSGLAIEGKGLFSLNTIVVVIIFLLTWLSIVFNAPIYKLVPLSGPIFGILGCLVPAYIVFKTPNLKKYRTKSIYFIIFIGVVLVISPLLTSALS; from the coding sequence ATGGCAGTAGGTGCAGGGATTGTTTTGGTTCCCGTAAGTGTTGGTGTTGTAGGTTTTGCTGTTTTTATGGTATCAATACTAATAGCCTATCCAGGTATATATCTTTTCCAAAAGCTTTATATTCAAACGTTATTTGAGTCAAAGCGACCAAAAGATTATAAAGAAGTCGTTGCTGAGCTATTAGGAGATAAATGGTCGACTTTTCTAGGCGCATTATATCTTCTTATGATGATTATATGGACAGTAATATATGCTGAGGTTGTTGCAAAGTCTTTAGCATCATATTTGTATATGTTTCATCTAACGATAAATCCACATCTTGAGCAGAGTGCTTTATATAGTGCACTTTTAATGGTTGTTTTGATATTCTTAGGAGTTAAAAGCCAAAAGCTCTTTGTACGGATATCAACGTTTTTGGTAGTTATATTGATCATGGCAATTATCGTAGTTTCTATATCGTTAATTCCTTTATGGTCAACTAGCAATCTTATAGAGTTTCCTACTAGTAGTGGGGAGTTTGTTGCTAAAAGTATTATAATGTTGCCATTTTCATTGACATCAATATTGTTTATTCAGTCATTAAGTCCGATGGTTATAGGTTATAGGTCTCATTATCGTTGTAAGGATAAGAGCTTTATTTTAAATAAAACTCTTAAAACGATGAGTATAGCATTTATTATATTAGTTATTGTTATTGGTTTTTATGTATTGTCATTTTCTTTAGTAATTCCAAAAGCTCAAGCTTTAGAAGCAACTGCAAATAACCAATCAGCTTTTATATTGTTAGAGAAGCAGGGCCAATCAAATAATATATTGTATATTTGTGGAATTATTATTAGCTTATGTGCTATTTTGACTTCTTTTTTAAGTATCTTAGCCGGAATGGAAGAGTCCTTAAGAGGTGTTTTAAGAGAGAGGTTTAGAAAGAGTGGTTTAGCAATTGAGGGTAAAGGTTTATTTAGTCTTAATACTATAGTTGTAGTTATAATCTTTCTATTAACATGGCTTTCAATAGTCTTTAATGCACCAATATATAAGCTAGTACCCTTATCTGGACCGATATTCGGAATATTAGGATGTCTAGTGCCTGCGTATATTGTTTTTAAAACACCAAACTTGAAGAAGTATCGTACTAAAAGTATTTATTTTATTATTTTTATAGGTGTTGTTTTAGTTATATCGCCGTTGTTAACATCAGCACTTTCTTAA
- a CDS encoding TIGR00645 family protein: MSKYVNKLLSIVEMFIFGIRWIQAPIYLLLSLVLFGFIYEIYHELYHLFTSFKSFNEDQLIILALTLCDVVLVANLVVIVVISGYENFVSKMNLDKKGGGQPVWIKKLSPNAVKLKIAGSIIGISSISLLKKFLEVSQTSDRDLAWSAAIHIVFVVSALLIAFTSYIEGKSHKASYDDDH, from the coding sequence ATGAGTAAATATGTAAACAAACTATTATCAATAGTTGAAATGTTCATCTTTGGTATTCGTTGGATTCAAGCCCCAATATACCTACTTTTATCACTAGTTCTATTTGGTTTTATCTATGAAATATATCATGAGCTGTATCATCTATTTACTTCGTTTAAAAGCTTTAATGAAGATCAATTGATTATACTTGCACTAACTCTCTGTGATGTAGTACTAGTGGCTAACCTTGTTGTAATAGTAGTAATCAGTGGATATGAGAATTTTGTCAGTAAAATGAACCTTGATAAAAAAGGTGGTGGTCAACCTGTTTGGATAAAGAAACTCTCTCCAAATGCTGTAAAGCTAAAAATTGCTGGTTCTATTATAGGGATTTCATCAATATCATTACTTAAAAAATTCTTAGAAGTATCTCAAACATCAGATAGAGATTTAGCGTGGTCTGCAGCAATTCATATAGTTTTTGTAGTTTCAGCATTACTAATTGCGTTTACTTCATACATTGAAGGTAAGTCTCATAAAGCTAGCTACGATGATGATCACTAA